The Ciconia boyciana chromosome 2, ASM3463844v1, whole genome shotgun sequence genome has a segment encoding these proteins:
- the NFE2L3 gene encoding nuclear factor erythroid 2-related factor 3: MEEDVDLKACQEALDDCCPHPGDDQLELQEKEEEEDINQSNCNHVDSLLSLEGYLQLLSSQMENMLEVSLLEDIQVTTSSRGRDPSSSHHNISLTQTLCHCFSLHDATLLRTDYPTQSNSETRHLQRQESFPQSSSNTTNPESLFHGSNLTGLFSAADIRNLMAHDDNFDEIKLMSLALEEGFDPIEVSQLFEEPDSNLGLLLNSSHSTTSYSVCNEGTVGYSSDDKSVSSHGLGAVGGHSQEHSKYGHVEYPGDSECSREATLQQFLHNHTYNQLPSQAASTLEHQQQMWMEKPNERCHNSTDTNLSSEERHAKALRVPFLVDEIVSMPVDSFNTMLAKNHLTDTQVSLLRDIRRRGKNKVAAQNCRKRKLNAILNLEEDVCNLQTQKESLKKEHAQCSRSISQMKQKLNNLYHDIFSRLRDDQGRPVNPCQYIIHCSSDGSVFIIPKHLVKSEQKQDNEKEQRQK, translated from the exons GATGTTGACCTGAAAGCCTGTCAGGAAGCTTTGGATGACTGCTGTCCACACCCAGGAGATGATCAGCTGGAACTgcaagagaaggaggaggaggaagacataAATCAA AGCAACTGCAACCATGTAGATTCCCTTCTCTCCTTAGAGGGCTATTTACAGCTTCTGTCATCGCAGATGGAAAACATGCTAGAG GTGAGTTTACTGGAAGATATACAAGTTACTACTTCTAGTAGAGGCCGAGACCCATCATCCTCACACCACAATATAAGTTTGACCCAGACACTTTGCCACTGTTTCAGTCTTCATGATGCCACGCTGCTAAGAACAGACTACCCCACTCAATCAAATTCAGAAACAAGACATTTACAAAGGCAAGAGTCTTTTCCTCAGTCAAGCTCTAATACCACAAATCCAGAATCGCTATTTCATGGGTCAAATTTGACAGGGCTGTTTTCAGCTGCTGACATTAGAAACCTAATGGCCCATGATGataattttgatgaaattaaactCATGTCTTTGGCTTTGGAGGAAGGCTTTGATCCTATAGAAGTTTCTCAGCTCTTTGAAGAACCTGACTCAAATTTGGGACTGCTTTTGAATTCAAGTCACAGCACCACCTCTTACTCAGTCTGCAATGAAGGTACTGTTGGGTACAGCAGTGATGATAAATCTGTTTCTTCGCATGGCTTAGGAGCTGTTGGTGGCCATAGCCAAGAACACAGTAAATACGGCCATGTGGAATATCCAGGTGATTCAGAGTGTTCTAGAGAAGCCACACTTCAGCAGTTTCTTCATAACCACACTTATAATCAGCTGCCAAGTCAAGCAGCATCCACTCTGGAGCATCAGCAGCAGATGTGGATGGAGAAACCAAACGAGAGGTGCCATAATTCTACTGATACAAACCTTAGCAGCGAAGAACGTCATGCAAAAGCTCTGAGAGTACCATTTTTGGTAGATGAAATTGTGAGCATGCCTGTCGACTCTTTCAACACCATGCTAGCGAAGAACCATCTGACAGATACTCAGGTATCACTTCTACGTGACATCAGAcgaagaggaaaaaacaaagttgcTGCCCAAAATTGTCGTAAACGTAAACTGAATGCAATTCTTAACTTGGAAGAAGATGTATGTAATCTTCAAACGCAAAAGGAGAGCCTTAAAAAGGAGCACGCTCAGTGTAGCAGATCAATCAGCCAGATGAAGCAAAAGTTAAACAACTTGTACCATGACATTTTCAGTAGATTGAGGGATGACCAGGGTAGACCTGTTAACCCATGCCAATATATCATTCATTGCAGTAGCGATGGCAGTGTTTTCATAATACCCAAACACTTGGTCAAATCAGAACAGAAACAAGATAACGAAAAAGAGCAGAGACAAAAATAA